In Pseudomonas lalkuanensis, the following are encoded in one genomic region:
- a CDS encoding GlxA family transcriptional regulator: MSITQSPNLRQVSILAIDGVFASTLMQAKDFFHMASLRFGKLQGKGFTPAFQTRLVSPDGQPVRSFSEVRIPVDGALDEADIIVIPTFWGDFDALLARYPSVCEWLRERHAAGSAICGEAYGVFWMAQAGLLDGKEATTYWRFFGEFTQRFPKVLLNQDKHISDADNLYCAGGVTSACDLYIYLIERFCGAGIAQAVARDILYEVQRSYTPGRIGFGGQKLHHDMTILQIQHWLEDHFADKFRFEDVAREHGMSIRNFMRRFQAATGDKPLHYLQRLRIETAKGLLSATRKSIKTISYEVGYDDASFFARLFRQHTQLSPNQYRRQYQQKGE, encoded by the coding sequence ATGAGCATTACGCAGTCTCCCAACCTTCGACAGGTCAGCATCCTGGCCATCGACGGTGTCTTCGCCTCCACCCTGATGCAGGCCAAGGATTTCTTCCACATGGCCAGCCTGCGCTTCGGCAAACTGCAGGGCAAAGGTTTCACCCCTGCCTTCCAGACCCGACTGGTCAGCCCTGACGGCCAGCCGGTGCGCAGCTTCAGCGAAGTGCGCATCCCGGTGGACGGTGCACTGGATGAAGCGGACATCATCGTCATCCCGACCTTCTGGGGTGATTTCGACGCCCTGCTCGCCCGCTACCCAAGCGTCTGCGAGTGGCTGCGCGAACGCCACGCTGCCGGCAGCGCCATCTGCGGCGAAGCGTACGGCGTGTTCTGGATGGCCCAGGCGGGCCTGCTCGACGGCAAGGAAGCAACCACCTATTGGCGCTTCTTCGGCGAATTCACCCAACGCTTTCCCAAGGTGCTGCTGAACCAGGACAAGCACATTTCCGATGCCGACAACCTCTACTGTGCCGGCGGTGTCACCTCGGCCTGCGACCTCTACATCTACCTGATCGAGCGCTTCTGCGGCGCAGGCATCGCCCAGGCGGTGGCCCGCGACATCCTCTACGAAGTGCAGCGCAGCTACACGCCAGGACGCATCGGCTTCGGCGGTCAGAAACTGCACCACGACATGACCATCCTGCAGATCCAGCATTGGCTGGAAGACCACTTTGCCGACAAGTTCCGCTTCGAGGATGTGGCGCGGGAGCACGGCATGAGCATCCGCAACTTCATGCGGCGCTTCCAGGCCGCCACCGGCGACAAACCCTTGCACTACCTTCAGCGGTTACGCATCGAAACGGCGAAGGGACTGCTCTCGGCCACGCGCAAGAGCATCAAGACCATCAGTTACGAAGTGGGCTACGACGACGCCAGTTTCTTTGCCCGGCTGTTCCGCCAGCACACCCAGCTCTCACCTAATCAGTACCGACGCCAGTACCAGCAGAAAGGCGAGTGA
- a CDS encoding acyl-CoA dehydrogenase family protein, whose protein sequence is MIPRTLFSSDHELFRDSVRKFLEQEAVPYHHQWEKDGHIDRALWNKAGEAGMLCSHIPEEYGGMGADFLYSAVVIEEIGRLGLTGIGFSLHSDIVAPYILHYGSEAQKLKYLPKLVSGELVTAIAMTEPGAGSDLQGVKTTAVLDGDEYVINGSKTFITNGFLADLVIVVAKTDPKAGAKGTSLFLVEAGTPGFAKGKRLEKVGMKAQDTSELFFQDVRVPKENLLGQAGMGFAYLMQELPQERLTVGIGALASAEAALNWTLDYTRERKAFGKSVAEFQNTRFKLAEMATEIQIGRVFVDRCLELHLQGKLDVPTAAMLKYWGTDLQCKVLDECVQLHGGYGFMWEYAVARAWADARVQRIYAGTNEIMKEIIARSLV, encoded by the coding sequence ATGATCCCGAGAACCCTGTTCAGCTCCGATCACGAACTCTTCCGCGACAGCGTGCGCAAGTTTCTCGAGCAGGAGGCGGTGCCCTACCACCACCAGTGGGAGAAGGACGGCCACATCGACCGCGCCTTGTGGAACAAGGCTGGCGAGGCCGGCATGCTCTGCTCGCACATTCCTGAAGAGTACGGCGGCATGGGCGCCGACTTCCTCTACAGTGCGGTGGTGATCGAGGAGATCGGCCGCCTGGGCCTGACCGGCATCGGCTTTTCCCTGCACTCCGACATCGTTGCGCCCTACATCCTCCACTACGGTTCCGAGGCGCAGAAACTGAAATACCTGCCCAAGCTGGTCAGTGGCGAACTGGTAACGGCCATCGCCATGACCGAGCCGGGCGCCGGTTCCGATCTACAGGGCGTGAAGACCACCGCTGTGCTGGACGGCGACGAGTACGTCATCAACGGCTCCAAGACCTTCATCACCAACGGCTTCCTGGCCGACCTGGTGATCGTTGTGGCCAAGACCGATCCCAAGGCCGGCGCCAAGGGCACCAGCCTGTTCCTGGTGGAAGCGGGCACGCCGGGCTTCGCCAAGGGCAAGCGTCTGGAAAAAGTCGGCATGAAGGCCCAGGACACTTCCGAACTGTTCTTCCAGGATGTTCGTGTACCCAAGGAGAACCTGCTGGGCCAGGCGGGGATGGGGTTCGCCTATCTGATGCAGGAACTGCCCCAGGAGCGCCTGACGGTGGGTATCGGCGCCTTGGCCTCGGCCGAGGCTGCGTTGAACTGGACCCTGGATTACACCCGCGAGCGCAAGGCGTTCGGCAAGTCCGTCGCCGAATTCCAGAACACCCGTTTCAAGCTGGCGGAAATGGCTACCGAGATCCAGATTGGCCGTGTCTTCGTCGATCGCTGCCTGGAGTTGCATTTGCAGGGCAAGCTGGACGTGCCCACTGCGGCGATGCTCAAGTACTGGGGCACCGATCTGCAGTGCAAGGTACTGGACGAGTGCGTGCAGCTGCACGGCGGCTACGGCTTCATGTGGGAGTACGCGGTGGCGCGAGCCTGGGCGGACGCGCGAGTGCAGCGGATTTATGCAGGCACCAACGAAATCATGAAGGAGATCATCGCCCGTTCCCTGGTCTGA
- a CDS encoding NADP(H)-dependent aldo-keto reductase encodes MEYRQLGCTDLKVSSLCLGTMTWGEQNTETEAFAQIERAKAYGINFMDTAEMYPVPPRAETYSATETIIGNWFARRRDRADWILASKVAGPGNGISHIRGGNLKHNRQHITAALDASLKRLQTDWIDLYQLHWPERSTNFFGQLGYQHKEEVFTPLQETLEVLGEQVKAGKIRHIGLSNETPWGTMKFLQLADQLGLPRVVSIQNPYNLLNRSFEVGLAEVAMRERCGLLAYSPMAFGMLSGKYENGARPANARITLFSRFTRYTNPQSQSACSRYVQLAREHGLDPAQMALAFVTARPFVTSNIIGATSLEQLEANLRSTELTLSEDVLEGIAAIHKDQPNPAP; translated from the coding sequence ATGGAATACCGCCAACTTGGCTGCACCGACCTCAAGGTCAGCAGCCTTTGCCTGGGAACGATGACCTGGGGCGAACAGAACACCGAGACCGAAGCCTTCGCCCAGATCGAGCGTGCCAAGGCCTACGGCATCAACTTCATGGATACCGCCGAGATGTATCCGGTGCCGCCGCGTGCTGAAACCTACAGCGCCACCGAAACCATCATCGGCAACTGGTTCGCCAGGCGCCGTGACCGCGCCGACTGGATCCTGGCGAGCAAGGTCGCTGGCCCCGGCAACGGCATCAGCCACATCCGCGGCGGCAACCTGAAACACAATCGCCAGCACATCACTGCCGCCCTGGATGCCAGCCTCAAACGCCTGCAGACCGACTGGATCGACCTCTACCAACTGCACTGGCCCGAGCGCAGCACCAACTTCTTCGGCCAGCTCGGCTATCAGCACAAGGAGGAAGTATTCACCCCGCTGCAGGAAACCCTCGAGGTCCTCGGCGAACAGGTGAAAGCCGGCAAGATCCGCCACATCGGTCTGTCCAACGAAACTCCCTGGGGCACGATGAAGTTCCTCCAGCTTGCCGATCAACTCGGCCTGCCCCGCGTTGTTTCCATCCAGAACCCCTACAACCTGCTCAACCGCAGTTTCGAAGTGGGCCTGGCCGAAGTGGCGATGCGCGAGCGATGCGGCCTGCTGGCCTATTCCCCCATGGCCTTCGGCATGCTCTCCGGCAAGTATGAGAACGGCGCCCGCCCGGCCAACGCCCGGATCACCCTTTTCAGCCGCTTCACCCGCTACACCAACCCGCAGTCCCAATCCGCCTGCTCGCGCTATGTCCAGCTGGCTCGTGAGCATGGCCTGGACCCGGCGCAGATGGCGCTGGCCTTCGTCACCGCCCGACCTTTCGTGACCAGCAACATCATCGGCGCCACCTCCCTGGAGCAACTGGAAGCGAACCTGCGCAGTACCGAGCTGACGCTTTCGGAAGACGTGCTCGAAGGCATCGCCGCCATCCACAAGGACCAGCCGAACCCGGCCCCGTAA
- the rplM gene encoding 50S ribosomal protein L13 — protein MKTFTAKPETVKRDWYVVDAAGQTLGRLATEIASRLRGKHKPEYTPHVDTGDYIVVINAEQVRVTGAKTTDKMYYSHSGFPGGIKEINFEKLIAKAPERVIETAVKGMLPKNPLGRDMYRKLKVYKGAVHPHTAQQPQELKI, from the coding sequence ATGAAGACTTTTACTGCAAAACCGGAAACTGTTAAGCGCGACTGGTACGTCGTCGACGCTGCAGGTCAGACCCTGGGTCGTCTGGCCACCGAAATTGCCAGCCGTCTGCGTGGCAAGCACAAGCCCGAATACACCCCTCACGTTGACACCGGCGACTACATCGTCGTGATCAATGCCGAGCAGGTTCGTGTTACCGGTGCCAAGACCACCGACAAGATGTACTACTCGCACTCCGGCTTCCCGGGCGGCATCAAGGAAATCAACTTCGAGAAGCTGATTGCCAAGGCCCCCGAGCGCGTGATCGAGACCGCGGTAAAAGGCATGCTGCCGAAGAACCCGCTGGGCCGCGACATGTATCGCAAGCTGAAGGTGTACAAGGGTGCTGTTCACCCGCACACCGCTCAGCAGCCCCAAGAACTGAAGATTTAA
- the rpsI gene encoding 30S ribosomal protein S9: MSATQNYGTGRRKTATARVFLRPGTGKISINNRSLDTFFGRETARMVVRQPLELTETVEKFDIYVTVVGGGVSGQAGAIRHGITRALIEYDETLRSPLRKAGYVTRDAREVERKKVGLRKARKRPQYSKR; encoded by the coding sequence ATGTCGGCGACTCAAAACTACGGCACCGGCCGTCGTAAGACTGCTACCGCTCGCGTCTTCCTGCGTCCGGGCACTGGCAAGATCTCCATCAACAACCGCAGCCTGGATACCTTCTTCGGCCGCGAAACCGCTCGCATGGTCGTGCGTCAGCCCCTGGAGCTGACCGAGACCGTCGAGAAGTTCGATATCTACGTTACCGTCGTTGGCGGTGGTGTAAGTGGCCAGGCCGGTGCTATCCGTCACGGTATCACCCGCGCCCTGATCGAATACGACGAGACCCTGCGCAGCCCGCTGCGTAAGGCCGGCTACGTAACTCGCGATGCTCGCGAAGTTGAGCGTAAGAAAGTCGGTCTGCGTAAAGCGCGTAAGCGTCCGCAGTACTCCAAGCGTTAA
- the petA gene encoding ubiquinol-cytochrome c reductase iron-sulfur subunit has translation MSNDGVNAGRRRFLVAATSVVGAAGAVGAAVPFVGSWLPSAKAKAAGAPVKVNISKVEAGQQIIAEWRGQPVFIVRRTEEILANLPKIHDRMADPESKASVQPTYVDPVSRSIKPEILVLVGICTHLGCSPSFRPEVAPADLGAEWVGGYFCPCHGSRYDLAGRVYKAQPAPINLPVPPYSYETDDVIVVGVDQEKA, from the coding sequence ATGAGCAATGACGGCGTGAATGCAGGCCGGCGTCGCTTCCTCGTAGCGGCCACGTCCGTGGTCGGTGCTGCGGGAGCGGTGGGGGCTGCGGTCCCGTTCGTGGGGTCATGGCTGCCCAGTGCCAAGGCCAAGGCCGCGGGTGCACCGGTCAAGGTGAATATAAGCAAGGTCGAAGCTGGCCAGCAGATCATCGCCGAATGGCGCGGTCAGCCGGTGTTCATCGTGCGTCGTACCGAGGAAATCCTGGCTAACCTGCCGAAGATCCACGACCGCATGGCCGATCCGGAGTCCAAGGCTTCGGTACAACCGACCTATGTGGATCCGGTCAGCCGCTCGATCAAGCCGGAAATCCTGGTTCTGGTCGGCATCTGCACCCACCTGGGTTGCTCGCCGTCCTTCCGCCCGGAAGTCGCGCCGGCTGACCTGGGCGCCGAGTGGGTTGGCGGCTACTTCTGCCCCTGCCATGGCTCCCGCTATGACCTCGCCGGCCGTGTCTACAAGGCGCAACCCGCGCCGATCAACCTGCCGGTGCCGCCGTACTCGTATGAGACGGATGACGTCATCGTCGTCGGTGTGGACCAGGAGAAGGCCTGA
- a CDS encoding cytochrome b, with the protein MSKFMEWVDARFPATKMWEDHLSKYYAPKNFNFFYFFGSLALLVLVNQILTGIWLTMSFTPSAEEAFASVEYIMRDVEYGWIIRYLHSTGASAFFIVVYLHMFRGLLYGSYQKPRELVWIFGMLIYLALMAEAFMGYLLPWGQMSYWGAQVIISLFGAIPVVGDDLTQWIRGDYLISGITLNRFFALHVIALPIVLLGLVVLHILALHEVGSNNPDGVDIKKKKDENGIPLDGIAFHPYYSVKDIVGVVVFLFVFCFVVFFFPEMGGYFLEKPNFEQANPFKTPEHIAPVWYFTPFYAILRAVPDKLLGVIAMGAAIAVLFVLPWLDRSPVKSMRYKGWLSKIWLLVFCVSFVILGVLGVLAPTPGRTLLSQVCTILYFAYFILMPFYTRMEKTKPVPERVTG; encoded by the coding sequence ATGAGCAAATTCATGGAATGGGTCGATGCGCGCTTCCCCGCGACCAAGATGTGGGAAGACCATCTGAGCAAGTACTACGCACCGAAGAACTTCAACTTCTTCTATTTCTTCGGTTCGCTGGCACTGCTGGTACTGGTCAACCAGATCCTCACTGGTATCTGGCTGACCATGAGCTTCACTCCGTCCGCAGAAGAAGCCTTTGCGTCCGTCGAATACATCATGCGCGACGTGGAGTACGGCTGGATCATCCGCTACCTGCACTCCACCGGTGCATCGGCGTTCTTCATCGTTGTCTACCTGCACATGTTCCGCGGCCTGCTCTACGGTTCCTACCAGAAGCCCCGTGAGCTGGTGTGGATCTTCGGCATGCTGATCTACCTCGCCCTGATGGCCGAGGCCTTCATGGGTTATCTGCTGCCCTGGGGCCAGATGTCCTACTGGGGTGCCCAGGTGATCATCTCGCTGTTCGGTGCCATCCCGGTTGTGGGTGATGACCTGACCCAGTGGATCCGTGGTGACTACCTGATCTCCGGTATTACCCTGAACCGCTTCTTCGCCCTGCACGTGATCGCCCTGCCGATCGTCCTGCTCGGCCTGGTCGTGCTGCACATCCTGGCACTGCACGAAGTGGGTTCGAACAACCCGGATGGTGTGGACATCAAGAAGAAGAAGGACGAGAACGGCATTCCGCTCGACGGCATCGCGTTCCACCCCTACTACTCCGTGAAAGACATCGTCGGCGTCGTAGTGTTCCTCTTCGTGTTCTGCTTCGTGGTGTTCTTCTTCCCGGAAATGGGTGGTTACTTCCTCGAGAAGCCGAACTTCGAACAGGCCAACCCGTTCAAGACTCCTGAGCACATCGCACCGGTTTGGTACTTCACCCCCTTCTACGCGATCCTCCGTGCGGTACCGGACAAGCTCCTCGGCGTAATCGCCATGGGTGCTGCCATCGCCGTGCTGTTCGTGCTGCCGTGGCTGGACCGCAGCCCTGTGAAGTCCATGCGCTACAAGGGCTGGCTGAGCAAGATCTGGCTGCTGGTGTTCTGCGTTTCCTTCGTGATCCTTGGCGTGCTGGGCGTTCTGGCCCCGACTCCGGGTCGTACCCTGCTGTCCCAGGTGTGCACCATCCTGTACTTCGCGTACTTCATCCTGATGCCGTTCTACACAAGGATGGAAAAAACCAAACCGGTACCGGAAAGGGTGACAGGCTGA
- a CDS encoding cytochrome c1: MKKLFAAFVFAALPALSFASGGTEVHLDKVDIDLTDKAAMQDGARTFANYCMGCHSAKFQRYERVAKDLGISEELMLQNLVFTGAKIGDHMKIGMQPQDAKVWFGAAPPDLTLVARVRGTDWLYSYLRSFYEDPARPWGVNNKVFPNVGMPNVLVSLQGRQVVGCKQVQVVEDGKKQFDPLTGAPLTHEACDQLTVLPKTGKLTEAEFDEKVQNLVTFLAYSANPVKLESQRIGTYVLLYLAFFFVFAYLLKREYWKDVH; encoded by the coding sequence ATGAAAAAGCTATTTGCTGCATTTGTTTTCGCTGCACTGCCGGCCCTCTCGTTTGCGTCGGGCGGCACTGAAGTGCATCTGGACAAGGTCGATATCGACCTGACCGACAAGGCTGCCATGCAGGATGGCGCGCGTACCTTCGCGAACTACTGCATGGGCTGCCACAGCGCCAAGTTCCAGCGTTATGAGCGCGTAGCCAAGGACCTGGGCATTTCGGAAGAGTTGATGCTGCAGAACCTGGTCTTCACTGGCGCCAAGATCGGCGACCACATGAAGATCGGCATGCAGCCTCAGGACGCCAAGGTATGGTTCGGCGCAGCACCGCCGGACCTGACCCTGGTTGCCCGCGTACGTGGCACCGACTGGCTGTACAGCTACCTGCGTTCTTTCTATGAAGATCCTGCGCGTCCGTGGGGCGTGAACAACAAGGTCTTCCCGAATGTGGGCATGCCGAACGTGCTGGTCAGCCTGCAGGGCCGTCAGGTTGTCGGTTGCAAGCAGGTTCAGGTGGTTGAGGACGGCAAGAAGCAGTTCGATCCGCTGACCGGCGCGCCGCTGACCCATGAGGCCTGCGACCAGCTGACCGTGCTGCCGAAGACCGGCAAGCTGACCGAAGCCGAATTCGACGAGAAGGTCCAGAACCTGGTGACCTTCCTCGCCTACTCGGCCAACCCGGTCAAGCTGGAAAGCCAGCGCATCGGTACCTATGTCCTGCTGTACCTGGCGTTCTTCTTCGTGTTCGCCTACCTGCTCAAGCGCGAGTACTGGAAGGACGTTCACTGA
- a CDS encoding glutathione S-transferase N-terminal domain-containing protein: MAVTNRLACYSDPADHYSHRVRIVLAEKGVAAEIINVEPGRCPPKLAEVNPYGSVPTLVDRDLALYESTVVMEYLEERYPHPPLLPVYPVARANTRLLIHRVQRDWCSLVDRILDPRSKDADKALARKELRESLTGVSPLFADKPYFLSEDFSLVDCCLLPILWRLPVLGIELPRPAKPLLDYMERAFARDSFQASLSAAEREMR, from the coding sequence ATGGCCGTCACCAACAGGCTGGCCTGTTATTCCGACCCTGCCGACCACTACTCCCATCGCGTGCGCATCGTGCTCGCCGAGAAGGGGGTCGCCGCCGAGATCATCAACGTCGAGCCGGGCCGTTGCCCACCCAAGCTGGCTGAGGTGAACCCCTATGGCAGCGTTCCGACCCTGGTGGATCGCGATCTGGCTCTCTATGAATCCACGGTAGTGATGGAATATCTCGAAGAGCGATATCCCCATCCGCCGCTGCTTCCGGTGTACCCGGTGGCTCGTGCCAATACCCGCCTGCTCATCCATCGCGTGCAGCGCGACTGGTGCTCTCTGGTGGATCGCATCCTCGATCCGCGCAGCAAGGACGCCGACAAGGCACTGGCACGCAAGGAATTGCGCGAAAGCCTGACGGGTGTGTCGCCACTCTTTGCGGACAAGCCGTACTTTCTGAGCGAAGATTTCAGCCTGGTGGATTGCTGCCTGCTGCCGATTCTCTGGCGCCTTCCCGTGCTGGGTATCGAACTGCCGCGGCCGGCCAAGCCTCTTCTGGATTACATGGAGCGCGCATTTGCTCGTGACTCCTTCCAGGCTAGCCTGTCCGCCGCAGAGCGCGAAATGCGCTGA
- a CDS encoding ClpXP protease specificity-enhancing factor, protein MNSSRPYLVRALYEWIVDNDCTPHLLVNAEHAGVRVPPGYANDGQIVLNVSPSAVRHLHMDNDAVSFEGRFGGVAHSLYIPSAAVMAIYARENGQGMVFDLEPPLPGDDPEPEGDGPSGGEPSGSGGEPSRPSGRPSLKVVK, encoded by the coding sequence ATGAATTCCAGTCGTCCCTACCTGGTCCGTGCCCTCTACGAGTGGATTGTCGATAACGATTGCACGCCGCATCTGCTGGTGAACGCCGAGCATGCTGGTGTGCGGGTTCCGCCTGGCTACGCCAATGATGGCCAGATCGTTCTCAATGTATCGCCAAGCGCGGTGCGCCACCTGCACATGGACAACGACGCCGTGAGCTTCGAAGGGCGTTTCGGTGGAGTTGCCCACAGCCTCTACATCCCTTCAGCTGCTGTGATGGCGATCTATGCCCGTGAGAATGGCCAGGGCATGGTGTTCGATCTCGAGCCGCCGCTGCCGGGCGATGATCCTGAGCCGGAGGGCGATGGGCCTTCCGGTGGCGAGCCGTCGGGCTCGGGTGGTGAGCCTTCGCGCCCCAGTGGCCGGCCCAGCCTGAAAGTGGTCAAGTAA
- a CDS encoding BON domain-containing protein, whose translation MTRSPLIFAGLALCLALSGCGGRTIGKTIDDQSTPSKVRAKVEAASPDLKTNSHIVVASYNGVVLLAGQTPRADLKELAGQAAQTAQGVRRVHNELQVLQPSSTLARMNDSTITTKISTQLLADSKVPSSQIKVVTENGIVYLLGLVTRQEAQLATSIVQSVSGVQKIVRLFEYTN comes from the coding sequence ATGACCCGTTCCCCTCTGATATTCGCCGGCCTCGCCCTTTGCCTTGCGCTCTCCGGCTGCGGCGGACGCACTATCGGAAAAACCATCGACGACCAGTCCACCCCATCGAAGGTGCGCGCCAAGGTCGAGGCAGCCAGCCCTGACCTGAAGACCAACTCGCACATCGTGGTCGCCAGCTACAACGGTGTTGTACTGCTCGCTGGCCAGACGCCGCGCGCCGATCTCAAGGAACTGGCAGGCCAGGCCGCGCAAACCGCCCAGGGTGTACGTCGCGTGCACAACGAACTGCAGGTGCTGCAGCCCTCCTCCACCCTGGCACGCATGAACGACAGCACCATCACCACCAAGATCAGCACCCAGCTCCTGGCTGACAGCAAAGTACCCAGCTCGCAGATCAAGGTGGTGACCGAGAACGGCATCGTCTACCTGCTGGGCCTGGTTACCCGCCAGGAGGCCCAGTTGGCCACCAGCATCGTTCAGAGCGTATCCGGCGTGCAGAAGATAGTTCGACTCTTCGAATACACCAACTGA
- a CDS encoding phosphoheptose isomerase, producing the protein MDMQPRIRQLFQASIDTKLQAMEVLAPHIEHGSMVMVHALLNEGKILSCGNGGSAGDAQHFSSELLNRFERERPSLPAIALTTDSSTITSIANDYSYNEVFSKQIRALGQPGDVLLAISTSGNSANVIQAIQAAHDREMVVVALTGRDGGGMASLLLPEDVEIRVPSKITARIQEVHLLSIHCLCDLIDRQLFGSEE; encoded by the coding sequence ATGGACATGCAACCCCGTATCCGCCAACTCTTCCAAGCCAGCATCGACACCAAGCTGCAGGCCATGGAAGTGCTGGCCCCGCACATCGAGCACGGCAGCATGGTGATGGTCCACGCGCTGCTCAATGAGGGCAAGATCCTGTCCTGCGGCAACGGCGGCTCGGCCGGCGATGCCCAGCACTTTTCCTCGGAACTGCTCAACCGTTTCGAACGCGAGCGCCCGAGCCTGCCGGCCATCGCCCTGACCACCGACAGCTCGACCATCACCTCAATCGCCAACGATTACAGCTACAACGAAGTCTTTTCCAAGCAGATCCGCGCCCTCGGCCAGCCTGGTGACGTCCTCCTGGCCATCTCCACCAGCGGCAATTCGGCCAACGTGATCCAGGCCATCCAGGCCGCCCACGACCGCGAAATGGTCGTCGTCGCCTTGACCGGCCGCGATGGCGGCGGCATGGCATCCCTGCTCCTGCCGGAGGATGTGGAAATCCGCGTGCCCTCCAAGATCACGGCGCGCATCCAGGAAGTTCACCTGCTGAGCATCCACTGCCTCTGCGACCTGATCGACCGTCAACTGTTTGGGAGTGAAGAATGA
- a CDS encoding YraN family protein produces MIDRRARGQAAEAIARAHLEANGLRLLSQNWLCRRGELDLVMLDGDTVVFAEVRHRRHTGWGGALESVDARKREKLAYAAQQFLQQETRWAKHPCRFDVIAVDAMDGDSPPRLTWLKNAFDT; encoded by the coding sequence TTGATCGATCGACGAGCCCGCGGGCAAGCGGCGGAAGCCATTGCCCGCGCCCACCTCGAAGCAAATGGGCTTCGTCTGTTGTCCCAGAACTGGCTGTGCCGGCGGGGCGAGCTCGATCTGGTCATGCTCGACGGCGATACAGTAGTATTCGCCGAAGTCCGCCACCGCCGGCATACCGGTTGGGGCGGCGCACTCGAGAGCGTAGATGCCCGCAAGCGCGAAAAACTGGCATACGCCGCCCAGCAGTTCCTCCAGCAGGAAACCCGCTGGGCAAAACACCCTTGTAGATTTGATGTGATTGCCGTCGATGCAATGGACGGTGATTCACCCCCGCGACTGACCTGGCTGAAGAACGCCTTCGACACCTGA